Sequence from the Thermoanaerobaculia bacterium genome:
GCGGATGGCAATCTGTATGAGTCCCATTCTCCCGACAACAACGCAACGGCTTTTCTCCCAGATGAACTCACCCGTGCAGACGCTTCAGGATTTGGATCACACATTTTCAGATCACCGGATCGGAACGCCGGAGCCGCTCCTGCCCCGGATCGATAAAGTCGACCTCATTTCCAGCGAAGAAGGCTCCTGACAAAGAACTGATGTAAAACCATCACACTTAAAAGTGCACATACAATTGAGCAATAGGGCATCGTTGGGGGTAGCGGACTATCCCGATGATAGCGCTGCAAGCCTTCTTTTTTTACACGATCAGTGTTCAACTGAATTATATCCTTCTGTCAAACTACGGGTGGACTACTCCCCTTGATTAAATGCGCGCAAACTATTGTTCGGTATGGACGGATTTGAAAACACGAACGTAGAATCTTGATCAGTTATTGGGAAGGAGGTCAATATCATATAATAGTAAACATGCGCATCCCCAATAGGCAGGGACACATTGGCTTAATAATTTTATTTATTTGCCTTCTTCCTGTTTTGCCAAATGAATTATTCTCACAGATTCCTTCCCAGCCGGGCTGGCCTGTTGAGGTGACTAACAATGATACTGGCTCATTATTGATTGCCGACTTTAACGATGATGGAACCAAAGAAATACTCGGGATGGGGAAAACAAACACTTTCCAGGACAAGTACCTATACATGTTCAACCCTGATGGTACGATTCTTCCCGGGTTCCCTGTAATTTCAGACGCATATAGAGTCGGAAATCCTATAGCCTTCGATTCTGATGACGATGGCACTCTGGAATTCGTGATTTCCTACGACGGACTGCACATGTTTGATTTCCAGGGTAACGAACGCTGGTATATACCCCATGATGGGCCGATCTTCCAATCGAATTATGTACCATACAATCTGGCAGCCGCTGATCTAACGCAGGACGGAAAGCAGGAAATTATTGTCACGTGCACTGACGGAGGAGGTATTTTTGTCTTTGACTCTGATGGGAACTTGCTGCCCGGGTGGCCAGTGGTAATATCGGCCCTTCCAGGCTGGACACCGCCCGGAATGAATTATTCGGCAACGATTGGTGATTTAAATGGAGACGGGGAACTCCAGATTATTGTCGTGACCGTTCAAGGGCACATCATCTGCTTGAAGCCCAATGGACAGTTTTGTCCTGATTTTCCAATCCTATATTCAGCACCAGGAGCGATTGAAAAACCTATACTTTTCGATCTCACAGGTGATGGAAAATTAGAGATTCTAATATCCAATCGTGGTGAAGACGAAGTTTGGATCCTGGATTATATGGGAAATCAGCTTAACACACTGCCCTTGATAGCAACAGAAATGTCTTTTGGAGATCCCAATCAGGATGGAATCATGGATCTGGGATTTCGAGCCCAGGGTGGATATCACCTGATAGAAACCAGCACTTTCACTGATCTACCAGGATTCCCCATCAACCTTAGTGGAACACCCTGGGAGAATTGGGCTTTCAGACGAGCGAACTTCGTAGATCTAACCGGTAATGTTCAGCAGGAGCTTCTCTTTGGTTCTTCATACAGTAGTTTTGTTCCCGATGGACAAATGATGGCGTTTGATCTGAATGGATCCATGATCCAGGATTTTCCAATCGGCCCGCTCTACCATAGATCTACTGGTGGGGCGTTCTCAACGATCAACGATCTTGATGGAGATGGGGATGTTGAGTTTTGTATTGGATCTGACAATTCGGAGTATATCATCCCACGGGGATCCACGGTCTATTGCTGGGATTCTCCGCAACCCTACAATCTGGATAACATAGACTGGGCGATGGAAGGGTTTGACATGCGGCATACGGGCCGGTGGAGAAAGCTCTACCACATTGACAGAACCAACAGCCATCTTGCCTTCCCGGACTGTTCCTCCAATCCCTGCGTCCTCTCTGCTGACGGATCTTTGCATGATGTGGTTATCACCGCAACCCGCCAGGCCGATGGCACGCATCCATCAGGACAGGATGTACGGTATTCCAGGACTCCGGGTTGCGGTGAATATGTGGGTCCCGTTCTGGATAACGGCGACGGCACTTACACCAGACAATTACAGGCACCTTCGTCCGATTGCACAACTGGCCTGCATGCCTGGGTGAACGAATTTAAACTGGATGAAAGCGTTACGATCCACTTTGTTGACTGCACTGCGGATCTAGGGGACGTAAACCTTAACGGTTCGATATCATCTCTTGATGCCGTACTGATTCTGCAAAAGGTCGTCGGAATGATTTCGTTTAATGACGATGAGTATTGTCGGGCGGATGTGAATGAGAATGGGACTATCACCAGTTTAGACGCTGCTTATGTATTGATGTGCACAGCGGGCAATTGCACCAGTCTTCCAACGATTAACTTCCAGGCGGCTTGCCAGAATCACGGGAACTGTATATGAATTTGTTTTTTGCAAAGGTTGTTATGATTTATTTTTCACATCACTGACGTTGTCAGAAAAGAAACGATGGAAAGCGCTATTAAGGAGTTCACCCGGAACGACTGATTTCTGCTCGATGAGAGGACAAATATCAAAGGGCCAGGAAATAGTCCCCGGCCCCTCGTCATTTATCCCTGATCGCTCCTATTACCAGGAGCCCGACCGGTTGAGTTTCACTTGATTTATCAGATGCAGTACCAGAATCTTCATCCGAAACAAGATAGAGCGTGGACGCCACCAGGGTAAGCATCAGCACCTCCGTGTCCCCGAAGTTCCATTCAAACAACCCGGCCAGGGTAATTCCGACCAGAGAGGCAATCGAGGCCAGTCCTCCCCAGGTTCTGCGGCGGCGCCACCCCAGGAAAATGACTGTCCCCAGAAAAAATCCATAGGGCAGCAGTCCAGCAAGTCCACGTTCGGCAGCAATCTGAATCACGTTATTGTGGAGATGGGGGATTCTGAGCCGGGTAGACCACGGTTCCCGATAAAAAGGATAGACCTTTCGTGCCATATCCGGCCCTACACCTGTGAGCGGATGGTCCAGGAACATTCTTGTTCCTGCCACCATCATGGCCAGCCGATCATTGTTGGAGGGGTCGCTGAGATCGAAGAGGGATCGGACCCGGTCCCGGTGAGGGCCGGGAAGAAACAGGACCACGATAAATAGGATCAATATCACCAGGGCGGCTTTACGCCTCATGGAAACCACGATCACCAGAAATCCCGCAGCCAGTCCCACCCATGCGTTCCGTGTCAGGGAAAGGATAACGGCGACGATGGGAAGGATGATCCCGGCCATCGCTGCCCAGCGCAGGATTCGATCCTTTTCTTTCAAGGCAGTCACGGTATTGATCAGAATCAGGATCACGAGAAGACCCGCAAAGGTCATATAGTGAGAAAGAGGTCCCCGGATTCTCCAGAAGGGCTGGCCCGGAACGACAAAGGCATACTGCAGAAAACCCCAGGCAGCCAGAGCAATCCCCATGAAGACAAAGACCCACATCAGGGCGCGCTGTCCCATTTCACGGGCGTATATGGCTGAGAGAGGAAATACAAGGAAATTGAGAAGATCTTTGCTGGCATGGAGGGACTCGATGGGATGAGCGCTTGTCGCAATCGAGGCAACCGAGGCCATGACATAGGCAATCAGTGCCACGAAAGGAGGATCCATTTTCCAGGATCGGCGAACCGCAAGGGTACAGAAAAGCAAGATTCCCCAGGTGATATTCGCCAGAGCAATGAGGGGAATCGAAAGAATAGCCGCCAGAAAGAGCGGATTCACGGAGTTTCGGGGGGCAGCTCCACTGCGTCTTCGATGAGAAGAACGGGGATATCGGAAACCACAGGGTATACCTTACGGCACCGGGAGCATCGAAGTCCCTGTTCCACGACAGGTTCCTCATCACGAAACCTGGGGCGGTACCGTTCGATCAGCTGCTGACAGAGGGATTCGGGAAGCGGTAGAAGTTCCAGTCCCACCTTGCAGGCCGGGCAGGCCAGAATTTCCAGAAAATCCGCGTCGAGGCTCATTCCTACCTCCTTATATCTTTCCTATGGTAGCATATTTCCCTATGGTTTCGAGGATTGTGCATCTCGTTTCAGGGAAGCGTTTTACGGGAGCGGCATCGGTAGCCCTGTCGTGGCATGAGGCCCTTCGCCACAGAGGGTTGGAGAGCCGGTTTCTCTACATGGGAGGCTACACACTGGAAGAAAAACTCCGGGGCAGACAGGACTGCATTCCCTACCCCGGCTATCATTCCATATCCCGCTTTGTAACCCGTGAAACGAAAAATGCTCTGGTCTTCGCGCATATTTCCCAGGACCACTGGTTCCTCTCTCTCCTTGCCCGCAAGTCCGCAAAGCGAATCCTGGTTTTCCACCGTCCTGCGGCTGTCAAAACCGATTGGATCCATCGCAGGATATATCAGAGATGTGACGCCGCGATTCCGGCTTTTCCAGGGACAGTGAACCTTTCCTGCCTTCCGGTTCTGCCCTGGATTCCCCCCGCCGTGAACAC
This genomic interval carries:
- a CDS encoding dockerin type I domain-containing protein translates to MRIPNRQGHIGLIILFICLLPVLPNELFSQIPSQPGWPVEVTNNDTGSLLIADFNDDGTKEILGMGKTNTFQDKYLYMFNPDGTILPGFPVISDAYRVGNPIAFDSDDDGTLEFVISYDGLHMFDFQGNERWYIPHDGPIFQSNYVPYNLAAADLTQDGKQEIIVTCTDGGGIFVFDSDGNLLPGWPVVISALPGWTPPGMNYSATIGDLNGDGELQIIVVTVQGHIICLKPNGQFCPDFPILYSAPGAIEKPILFDLTGDGKLEILISNRGEDEVWILDYMGNQLNTLPLIATEMSFGDPNQDGIMDLGFRAQGGYHLIETSTFTDLPGFPINLSGTPWENWAFRRANFVDLTGNVQQELLFGSSYSSFVPDGQMMAFDLNGSMIQDFPIGPLYHRSTGGAFSTINDLDGDGDVEFCIGSDNSEYIIPRGSTVYCWDSPQPYNLDNIDWAMEGFDMRHTGRWRKLYHIDRTNSHLAFPDCSSNPCVLSADGSLHDVVITATRQADGTHPSGQDVRYSRTPGCGEYVGPVLDNGDGTYTRQLQAPSSDCTTGLHAWVNEFKLDESVTIHFVDCTADLGDVNLNGSISSLDAVLILQKVVGMISFNDDEYCRADVNENGTITSLDAAYVLMCTAGNCTSLPTINFQAACQNHGNCI
- a CDS encoding O-antigen ligase family protein — encoded protein: MNPLFLAAILSIPLIALANITWGILLFCTLAVRRSWKMDPPFVALIAYVMASVASIATSAHPIESLHASKDLLNFLVFPLSAIYAREMGQRALMWVFVFMGIALAAWGFLQYAFVVPGQPFWRIRGPLSHYMTFAGLLVILILINTVTALKEKDRILRWAAMAGIILPIVAVILSLTRNAWVGLAAGFLVIVVSMRRKAALVILILFIVVLFLPGPHRDRVRSLFDLSDPSNNDRLAMMVAGTRMFLDHPLTGVGPDMARKVYPFYREPWSTRLRIPHLHNNVIQIAAERGLAGLLPYGFFLGTVIFLGWRRRRTWGGLASIASLVGITLAGLFEWNFGDTEVLMLTLVASTLYLVSDEDSGTASDKSSETQPVGLLVIGAIRDK
- a CDS encoding Trm112 family protein; the protein is MSLDADFLEILACPACKVGLELLPLPESLCQQLIERYRPRFRDEEPVVEQGLRCSRCRKVYPVVSDIPVLLIEDAVELPPETP